The sequence CGGAGATCCCGGCCGTGTCGTCGAACTCCAGGGAGCGGCCGAACCGGTCGTCCTCGGGATTGGTATACGGGTACATGGTGGGAATGTAGAGGGGCTGAATGGGATCGGCACCCGGTTCGCCGTTGACCGTGTTGATGGCGCCCACAAACGTGTGACCCAGGCCCCAGATATGGCCCAGCTCGTGCGTGGCGGTGGCCTCCAGATCCAGATCGGGCGAAGAGGGGAATGTGCCGTTGAGGATCAGCAGGGCGTCCACGATCTCCTGGGAGGCGGTATCCTCGATGGTGATCCCGACGCCGGCGACCGTTTCCGGATCCAGCCCCAGGGCTTCGAAAACCCCGCCGGTTTCGTCAAACACGATTTCGTTGATTTCGTCGCCGATGATCCCGTAGTCAGTACCCAGGTTGTCCTCGTTGAAGTCGGGCACGTCGGTGTAGATGTACAGCTCGCCCCCGAGGCGCAGCGCGGTGGGCACGTTGTCCCAGGTGTCGAGCGAGTCGGCGATGAGCGGCAGACCGTCGCCGCCGGCCAGCGTCCCGGCGTCAAGAACGAATTCGACGGGCGGGTGAGCCCATCGGACGATCCGGGTGCGGTGGTCGACGCTGGACACGCCGCTCTGGTGCACGTACGCGTCAATGGCGCCGGTCAGCAGCGAGACCAGCAGGAAGAGGAACCATCGAGTGAAGGTGCGTGCGTTCATTGGGCCACCTTCCCGACGGCGTTCTGAAGCAACGGCCGGATATCATCCAGACGGCGCCAAGAGAGTGAACCGGAGGCGGCGGCTGACTGGCTTGGGCTTGCAGCCTTGGCTTCGGTGAGTGCGATCTGCCGGCGGTTCAGGGCAATCTCCCATTGTCCGGATTCGCCGGCAATGCGCGCCGGCGCGATTCCGTTCATGGCGCCGGCCACCAGGAGCGAGCCGCTCCGAGCGGTGCGGCGGAGGAGCAGGAGGTAGGACTGCCCGGGCTGGAAGCGCGGTGCGTCGTGCAGCACGACGCGGTACTGGCCGGCGGCCCCGCCGGCCACCCGCAGGGTGAAGGTCTCACCGGGCGACTCACCGGCCAGGGTATCGAGCCGGTTGAACTCGTACACAGTGAAAATCATGCCCCCGGTTCCGGCCTGGACCCCGCAAGCGGAGGTGCACGTCGCCAGCACTGCGCTGTCGGCCCGGCGGGCGGTTTCCACCAGGGGAGCGCTCCGGGTTCGCGCCAGCACACCGCTGACCGCGGCCAGCGACAGGATCGACAGGGTGATCAGGACGCGCAGTCTCATGTTGCCACCTCCATCATGCGCACACAGATAGATCCGGTCAGGAGCGGGAAAGTTCACCGCAGAGCGTAACGTTTGGCCTGGTATCAGGGACGGTCGCGGCGGGCGATGCGGTTCCGAAACTACCGGGACGCGGTCCCTTCGGCCTCATGCCGGACCCGTCGAGACCAGGCGAACCGGATGATCACCAGGGTCAGTAGGGCGATGATGAAAAGCAGCGCCCGGGCGCCCCAGAGGTAAGGCTGGCGCTCCGTGGGAACGCCCTGCATGACCAGTTTGGGCATCGCGTCCTGGACCAGCCAGACGCCCAGGATGATCAGCAGGTAGATCGGGGTGATGTATTTCATGACAAATTTGAATACCTGCGGAACGCGGAGTTCGGCTCCGCGGGTGATCTCCTCCCAACCCCGGCGGATGCCGTACACCCAACTGAACAGGATGCTCTCGCTGGCCCCGAGCACCACCAGGCCGAAGGTCCCGGCCCAGAAATCCAGTTCGTCCAGGAATCCGTAGCGGAAATAGAGCACCACCAGCGTGGCGGAGACAAACAACACGCCGAAGACCACCAGCACCGCCCGCCGGCGGCTCCAACCCAGGTCATCCTGCAGCAGGGCGATCGCGGGCTGGGTCAGCGCGGCCGATGAAGTGATCCCCGCGATGAACAGGAGCAGGAACCAGGCGGCGCCGAACAGTTCGCCCAGCGGCAGTTGCTGGAAGATGACCGGCAGTGCCTGGAAACCCAGGTCGTAGGCGCCCTGGCGGGCGATTTCCTGTGTTTCGACCAGACCGAAGAAAGCGACGGCGGCGGGGATGGCGATGGTGCCGCCGAGGATGACTTCGACGAATTCGTTTGTGGTGGCGGTGGCCAGTCCGTTCAAGGTGAGATCGGCATCGCGGCGGATGTACGACGCGTAAGTGGTCATGATCCCCATGCTGATTCCGGTGGTGAAAAAAATCTGGCCGGCGGCGGCCAGCCACACGGACGCATCACCGAGGCGGCTGAAATCGGGATTCCACATGAAGCCCAGCCCGCTGGCCACGTTGCAGTCCGGGTGAGCGGGATCGGGAGTGCCCAGGAACAGTACCCGGATGGCGAGCACCACGGCGAACACGAACAGCAGGGGCATGCCGTACTTGGCCAGCACCTCGATGCCGCGGGAGATGCCGCGATAGAGGAAAATGAAATTGATGCCCAGAGTGATGACCAGAAAGACGATCAGGGTTGCGGGCGACTGGAAGAACGCGTTGCTCTCGGCGCCCTGAAAGCCCCGCAGGAACTGGCCCATCGCTTTGCGGGAGGCGTAGCCGAAATACCGGCCGGTGGCGGAGAACCATGTGTACGCCAGAGTCCACGATTCGATCACGTTGTAATAGACCACCACGACCAGCGGCAGGAAGACGCCCAGTGCGCCGAGATATTTTGCGGCGGGACGACGCCACAGCAGGGCGAACATGCCGGGGGTGGATCCGTGCCCGTGCTGGCCGCCCATCCGGCCAATCGCCCATTCCATCCACATCATCGGGATGCCCAGCAGGAGGAACGCGCAGAAGTACGGGATCAGGTAGGCCCCGCCGCCGTTGGAGGCGGCTTGGACCGGAAAACGCAGAAAATTGCCCAGACCGATGGCATTGCCGGCCATGGCCAGGATCATCCCGATCCGCGAGGCCCAGTAGTCCCGCTGGGGGCCCGCCGTCGTCTCCGGCTGCCGTCGGCGCGCACGGAACAACCGGATCACGCAGAATGCGGTGAGGGCGAAGATGCTCCCCCATCCGGCCGTCAGGAAGCACCAGCCCCAAATGCTCAAGCCGCCGTCCATTGTTATCTCCTGCGGATCCGGAGTTCAGCCCCGCCGGCGCCGGCAGATCAGGACCAGCGAGGCAGCAGCCGCTCCAGAAAATGCGTGTCGTAATCGCCGCGGATGAAATCGTCATCCCGCAACACTTTTTGGAGGAGAGGGATGGTCGTTTGCACGCCCTCCACCACAAATTGCTCCAGGGCCCGGAGCATGCGTACGCGCGCTTTCTGCCGGTCGCAGCCCCAGACAATCAGCTTAGCGATGAGGCTGTCATAGTAGGGCAGAATCCGGTAGCCGGCGGAAACGAAGGTGTCGACCCGGACACCCGGCCCGCCGGGCGGACACCAGCCGGTGATCAGGCCCGGGCAGGGCCGGAAACTTCGCGGATCTTCGGCGTTGATCCGGCACTCGATGCTGTGGCCGGAGAAGCGGACACGGCGCTGAGCCAGCCCCAACGGCTCGCCGGCGGCGATACGCAGTTGCTGCTGGATGAGATCCAAGCCGCTGATCATTTCCGTGACGGGGTGTTCCACCTGGATCCGCGTGTTCATCTCCATGAAGTAGAATCGGCCCTCGGCGTCGACGATGAATTCGACGGTTCCGGCGCTCTCGTATCCCATGGCCGCGACAGCCCGAGTCACCTGCTCGCCGATCGTGCGGCGCTGGTCGGCGCGGAGCAGAGGTGAGGGCGCCTCCTCGATCAGCTTCTGGTGGCGCCGCTGGATGGAGCACTCCCGCTCGCCCGCGTGGATCACATGGTTGTACCGGTCCGCCAGGATCTGAAATTCGATGTGGCGGGGATTTTCGATGTATTTTTCCACATACAGGCCGGCATTGGCGAAAGCGGCGGCGGCTTCGCCCGAGGCGAGCGCGAACAGGTTGTCCATCTCATCCGCCGAGCGGACGATGCGCATGCCCTTGCCGCCACCGCCCGCGGTGGCCTTGAGGATGACCGGGTAGCCGATGGTTTCGGCCAGCCGGCGGGCGGCTCCGGCATCCGGCAGGAGCCCGTCGCTGCCGGGAACGACGGGCAGCCCGGCTTCGGCCATCCGCCGGCGGGCTGCTGCCTTGTCGCCCATCAGGGCGATCGCCGGAGCGGACGGTCCCACAAACTTGATGTTGCAAGATTCGCAGATTTCGGCGAACCGGGCGTTTTCCGCCAGAAAGCCGTAGCCTGGGTGGATGGCGTCGACGTTGGTGATCTCGGCGGCGCTGATGATGGCTGGGATGTTGAGATAGCTGCGGTCGCTGCGCGCGGGCCCGATGCACACCTTCTCATCGGCCAGGCGGACGTGCAGAGAGCCGGCGTCCACATCCGAGTAGACAGCCACGGTTTCGATCCCGAGTTCGCGGCAAGCGGTGATCACCCGGACGGCGATCTCGCCCCGGTTGGCTATCAGCACTTTTCGGAACATGGAATCAGTCCAGACGGACGGTGAAGAGACGCTCGCCGTACTCGACCGGCTCGCCGTTCTCCACCCAGACCTTCTCGACAACACCGGCGACGTCGCATTCGATCTCGTTCATGATCTTCATCGCTTCAACGATGCAGAGCACGGTTCCGGGTTTGACCCGATCGCCGGGCTGGACGAACGGTTCGGCTCCCGGGCTGGGGGACCGGTAGAACGTGCCGATGAGCGGTGAGCTGACCAGGTGGGCCTTGGCGTCGATCGGTGCCGCATCGGTTCCGGGAGTCGCCGTCAGTGGGGCGGAGGGTGCCGCGACCGCGACCGGCGCCGGAGCATTCGCCGGGGGTGCGGGGGCCGTCGTGGGCCGGTTGTCGCCGCGGCGCGTGCGCAGGTAGAACTCGCCATTCTTCAGTTCAAATTCCTCGAACTGGCTGATTGAAATCATCTTCAATATTTCTTTCAACTCTTTCAGTTCCACAGTGTTTACCTTTTGTCCGGATTCTGCTCGTTGATGGTATCACCGGCGGGTTTGAGCTGTCAAACCACTAAAAAAAAAGGAACCGGCAAGCGGTTCCCTTGGATGCATGGCCGATGCGGTAGGCCTAAATCCGAAAATCCTTTTCCAAAATGATCTTGGCTTTTTTCAACTCGTAACGGGCGCGTCCGTAATTGCCGCCGGGTTGCAGGATGAACATCAGGAAGTACTCGCTGGTGATCATCTTGATCAGAAAGTGGAGCTGCTCCGTGAAAATGGTCATCTCCTGCAGCATGCCGATTTCGACGTCTTCAGCGGTGCGGACGGCATTCTTCAGTAGGGAGGTGTACTCCGCCGCCAGTAGATCGAAATTGAGCCCGTCCTTGAGGTGATCGGGATGGACGGCGCGGTCGATGATGATCCCGTCCACCCCGACAATGAGAACGAGGAGGGCGCCCTCCACTCGGGCGACCATCTCCTCGATTGTGTCTCTGAAAAGGTTCATTGACGCGTCCGTCGGGTCAGCGGATGATTCTCGGTGTCAGGAAGAACAGGATCTCCTTCGTCTCCTTGGATTTGGAGTCGCGGCGGAACGCGTGCCCCAGGATCGGGATGTCGCCGAACAGCGGCACCTTGTCGTTGTTGGTCTGATCGGAATCGATCAGGATGCCGCCGATCACAGTGGTTCCGCCGTCCGCCACCAGCACCTCGGTGGAGGACATGCTGGTGATGATCGACGGAATGTTGTTGACCGTGTTGACGAAATCGGCCCGATTGTTCTCCACGGTGATCTTGAGCAGCACCGTGCCCTCCTCGGTGATCTGTGGCAGCACGCTGAGCTTCAACGAAGCGGAGAAGAAGCGCACCGAAATGGTGTTGTTCTCAACAACCTGGACCGGGAACTGGAGACCTTGCTCGATCATGGCCTGGCGGTTGTTCTGAGCCTGTACCTTGGGCTGGCTGATGACCCGCACCAGGCCGCTGCTTTCGGCGGCGGTCAGCGAGGCGTCCAGCAGGAAGGTGTCGAGGATGTTGCCCACGGAAATGCCGATGCCGCTGGTGGCCTGGGAAGCAGGGAAGGACCAGTTGTAGTTGCCGGTCCGGTTGTTGCCTTCCGTGCCCACGCTGATGGCGGCGTTCTCGGATGCCTGGGCTGTGGAGGCGCCGCGGCCGGTGCTGCCATCGCCGGCGTTGTAGGCTGACTTGGGCGTTTGGGATGGCCGGGAGCCGCCGATCGTCCCGTAAGTGTTCGGGCCGCCGATGGTGATCCGCTCCAGGTTGCCCACCACGAAGCCGACCTGGACACCCAGGCTGCGGGCATAGTCGCGGCTGGCCTGCACGATCCGGGCTTCAATCTCCACCTGATGCTCCGCCACATCCAGGGCCTTGACCAGCTTGCGGATCTCGGCGATCCGTTCTGGGATATCCCGGATGACCAGCGAGTTGGTCCGGATGTCGGTCTTGATTTCGCCCGATTCGGTCAGAATGGGCACCAGCTTGTCGAGCAGCTCGGTGGCGGTGGCGTAATTCAGCTTGATGATGTCCGTGACGGTTTCACGGGTCCGCTTCAGTTCTTCCCGGGCCTTCTCTTCCGCCTTGAAGGCATCCAGAGTGCCGATGCGCACGACGTTCCCCTCGATGACCTTGGCCAGGCGGTTGTTCTTCATCGCCAGGTCGAATACCTGATCCCACGGCACGTTGTCGACCTTGATTGAAATGGTGCCGGAGACGCTCGGATCGACGACGATATTCAGCCCCTCGATGTCGCTGATGAGTCGGAAGAAGTCGACGATGTCCGCTTCCTTGATATCCAGGGTGATGGGTTCGCCGGTGTATTGCACCGTCTGCTGAGCATCGTCCTGGACGTAGTTCACCGCATCCGCCGACGGGCCGGCCTTGGCCAACATCATCTTCGGAGCCTCGCCCAGGACCAGAGACGGCGTGTTGTCCAGGGGCTTGCTCTCCAGTGCTTTCGGCTTGACCACCGGTTCGGGGATACGGACGATGCTGGCGTCCGTCATCTCCGCCTCGGTGGCGGCAGCCGGCGGGGCGGTTGCCGCGGCGGGTTGGGTGGGGATGACATCCACCGGAATCTCCTGGGCCGCCGGCGCAGAATCAGTCCGGACCAGGGTTTCCTGTCCCACCGCGATCTTCAAACCTTCCGCCACCGGCAGTACCTGCACGTCGCGCACGTCCCGGGTCAGATCCAGCACGATGCGGATTGTGCCTTGGCCGTCGTTGTTGAATTTGGATACCCGAATTTTTTGGACGATCTCGCCGTTCACATGCAGCACGTTCTTGCCGTAACGGGTCGCCGTGTTGGGCAGATCGACCACCAGGCGGAAGGGATCGGCCAGCCTGAATTTGCGATATTCTGCGAGGTTCTGGCCAACCAGCGTGAGTTCGAAGATCCCGTCGCGAGTCGAAAACTGGACATCATTCAACTCGCTGGGCGTCTGGGCGCCGGCCGGTGCGCTTTGAGCGATCGCGAACACAGTGGCCAATGCACTCATGATCAACAGCGAAAGGAGCAATTTATTGGACCGCATCAAGTGCCTCCTTATTACAATTATTTGCATTCTATTCATGGAGATCGACCAAAACGACGCTCTTCTCGACGCGCTTGTCCAGGTAGCGCTTGAATTCTTCGAAGACCACGCCGTCCTTCTTTATCTGTTTGACTTTGGCGTTGAATAGATCGTCACCCGGGCGAATGAAGTGGGCTTTCTTGTCAACGCCTTCAAAATAGGCAACGTTGCCGTCCGCTTTGGCGACGATGCCTTTCAGAGCAAGTTCCTTGATCAGCATGCCCCGGATGCCCGGAAACTGCTGTTGCCGCTCCTCGAAGGAGGGGACAGGTTCCAGCTGCGCCTCGGCGTTTTTCTGGCGCTCGATTTTCTGGACGTCCAGGTTGATGAAGGGATCCTGGCGACCCATCATTTCGAAGCGGATGGTCTTTTTGACCACCACGACGTCGGATTTCTCAGACGTGTCGTCCTGTTGGGCCACCAGCATCGAGGGAACCATCAGGAGCAAGCCCGCGGCAAAGATGCATTGGATCAGCTTCATGGCCGTTCCCCTTCTACTGGATTTTCTCAGTGGCATCGCCGGTGTACACGAATGTGCTGGCGATGAAACCCGCTTTGAGAGTGGGGCGGGCATCGGAGCCCTGAGCGGTGGATTCAAGCTTGAGGTTGTACACGTTCAAGATCCGGTCAAAGTTCGCCACCTGTTCGAAAAATTGCCCGATGGAACTATAGCTGGCCTCGCAATTGATGGTGATGGGCCACTCGTAGTAAAACTCGTGATCAACGGGCTTGTCAGGCCGGAACAGGGTGATCTTCAGGTCCCGGGATTCATGGGCCAAATTCTCCAGGCGCCGAACCAGTTCATCCGTTTCGCGCTCTTTCGGCAGGATCTTCTTTTCGCGCTCCAGTTCGGCCAGCCGCGAATTGTAGATTTGCTCATTGAGCGCCTTTTTCTGTTGGAAAGCCTGGGCTTTCTTGACTTTCAGATCCAGCTCAGCGATCTGGACGTCCAGCTTGCTGAGTTCGTCGTTCATCTTGTCGAACACGTACATTTTCAAGACGAAAAAACTCAGCGCGATGATCATGATCACCAGAGCGATCTGCAAAAGCATGGGCGTTCCGCCCTTCTTTTCACCTGTTTTAGCCATTTTGCGCCTCTTCCTCAGCGGGTTTCGCAAAATTCTTCCGACAGTCAAACTCGAACTTGATCGGCAGCTTGCTCTTGTCGTAGTAGAGCCAGTCGATCAAGGAATAGTAATTCTGATTCTTGAGGCTGGCATAGAAGTCGGCGATCGCGTTCACCTCGTAAGCGTACCCCACGATGTGCGTGGTCTCGCCTTCGCTGTCGCGCGTTTGAGTCATGTTCTCAACCCACAGTTTCGGGTCAGTGGCGGGCAGGCTTTGAATCAAGCCGTTCATCATTTCGATGGGGCCGGTTTGGTTTTCTTTCAGCTGTTCGATGACCTTTTTCCGCTCTTCCAGGATCTTGTTGATCCGCTCGTATTTTTCAACTTCTTCCTGAACGTTCTGCAGCCGGTCCGCTTCTTGCTGTAACTCGACGGCCTGCTGGCGTTTTTCCTGCAGCTGATTGTATTTGGACCACCAATACCACGTCCCCAACGCCACCGCAGCGACCACGAGGACAGCGATCACTAAAATCGCCTGAATGGGTTTCGGCTCGATGGGCGCCCGTTGGACGGGCTGTTCGACAGAACGCTCGCGTAACAGGTTGATTTTTACCATTTGTCCTCCGTATTTCTCATTGCCAATCCGACGGCGATGGCAACTCGTGGAGAAATATCGTTAATAAACGATGAATCGAATTTCTGAGGATTGTATGTGATCCGCTTGAACGCATTGAAGATCTCGACCGGAACTTCGAATTTCTGAGACAAATGCTCCGACAGACCGCGGGTGCGGGCCGCGCCGCCGCTCAGGATCATCCGGTCGATGCGGTCAGTGGTGGTGGTGGCCTTGAAGAAGTCAAAGGTTTTCTGGATCTCCAGTTCGATGATCTCGGAGACCGAGTCCATGATCCGATGGACTTCGGCCTCGTTCACACCGCCCACGGCGGCGCCCCGCTTCACCTTCTCCGCTTCTTCGAAGCTGATGCTGAGGCCTTTTTGGAGAAAGTCCGTGTACTGGTTGCCGCCGATGGAAATGTCGCGCGTGAACAGGAGCTCGGCGCCCTTGGCGATGCACAGGTTGGTGATGCTGGCGCCGATATTGAGAAGTGCCGTGACCGTCTGCCCCGTCGGCTGGTAGTTGTAGACATAGGAGGTGAGCAGCGCGAACGCATCGATATCCACGATGGACGGCACCTTGCCCGCCAGGTTGATCACGCTGGTGTGATCGGAAATCTTCTCCTTCTTGACCGCGACCAGGAGCACCTCGATTGTTCCGGTGCCCGGTACGCTTTTGAGAATTTCATAGTCTACGTTGACATCGGAAATATCGAACGGGATGTACTGTTCCGCTTCCCACATGATGGATTCGGACAGTTCCTCGGGGCTTTGGGCGGGGAGGTTGACTTTCTTGACGATGACGGAGTGGCCGGAGATCGATGTGGCGACATTATTGACCTTGATCCCCTGCAAGTTGTAGATTCGGTTGATGGCTTCGGCAACCGGAAGTTTGGCCATGATGGCGCCGTCCACAATCGTGTCAGGCGCCAGCTGCTCCAATCCAAGGTGCACCAATTCAAACTCGTTCTTTTTGCCGGGTTTTAGTCCAACAATCTTCACGGAGGTGGAACCGATGTCGAGTCCGACAATTTGTTTTGATTTAAACAGCATAAATTCCTCTGCGTTGGAATTTCGTGTTCACCTGTCTGTTATTTAAGTGTTTATGTAGTTTAATTAACAGAGGACGCGCAATTTTGTCAAGGAAATAATTGAAAAATTTTACAAAAGATCGATATTGTTTTTTATAATGAAGCTTCAATTTCCAGCATATTTCCCGATGCTGGGTTCAATATTGTGATGCCGATCGTAACAAGCGGAGGTGCTTGATGGAGCAGGCGGATGTTCTCAATGTGTTGCGGGATTCGGGCGCATTTCTCTCCGGCCATTTCAAATTGAGCTCCGGATTGCACAGCGGCCACTACCTTCAATGTGCGGCGCTGTTTCGATTTCCCAGACCATCGGCGGATTTGTGTACGGATCTGGTGAAACAGATCCGGACGGCGGGCATTGCGTTTGATTGTGTCATCTCACCGGCACTGGGCGGTGTGTTGATGGGCTACGAGGTGGCGCGCCAGGCCAACGTGCCCAATATCTTTGCCGAGCGCGACGCCGGCAATGCCATGGCCCTGCGCCGGGGGTTCGCCATCGAAGCGGGACAGCGCACCCTGGTGGTCGAGGATGTCATCACGACCGGCGGATCCGTCAAAGAGGTAAAGGCGTTGGTGCAAGCCGCCGGGGGCATCGTGGCGGCAGTGGGCGCCATCGCTGATCGAAGCCGCGGCAAGGCTGATTTTGGAGTCCCTTTCTTCTCGCTGGTCCAACTGGACTTCCCAACCTACGAACAGAGCCAGTGCCCGCTCTGCGCGGCCGGCGTGCCGGTGGAAAAACCAGGCAGCAAGAAATAACGGATGGTGCATCCGCTTCGGGATCGATCTGACCGCGTGGTGGCGCGTGCCGAACTACCGACTGGACATCGCATATGTGGGAACCCGCTACGCAGGCTGGCAAATCCAGCCGGAGCGGCAGACCATCCAGGGGATCGTGCAGGCAGCGCTGGCATTGCTCTACGGAGAGCAAATCCACCTTGTCGGCTCGGGACGCACCGACGCCGGCGCCCATGCCATGGGACAGGTGGCCAGCTTTCGGGCCCCGGCCAGACTTCCCGAAGAGCGCTTGCCGCTGATCCTGAACAGCCGCCTCCCCGCCGACATTCGGGTGCTGCGGGCGACCCGGGTACCCGCCTCCTTCCACGCCCAGCGGTCGGCTCTTTCCAAGTTGTATCGGTATCAGGTGTTCAACGGCCGCATTCTCGATCCTTTCCAGGAACCCTTCTACCACCGGGTGTTCCAGACGCTAGATGTAGCCGCGATGGCCGAGGCTGCCGGCGGCTTTCTGGGACGCCACGACTTCACTTCGTTCTGCGCCCACGCCGACGCCGAGGCGGATCATGTCCGGGAAGTGTACCGGTGTTCGATCACCAGGCGGGGGCCGCGGATCACCTTTGAGGTCGAGGCCAACGGATTTCTGCACCATATGGTTCGGAACATGGTGGGCACGCTGCTCGAGGCAGGGCAGGGGAAACGAACCCCGGCGGACATCCCCGTGATCCTCGCCGCCAGGGACCGCCGGTGCGCGGGACCCACCGCCCCGGCTTGCGGCCTGTTCCTGGTCCGCGTCTGGTACCGCCGGCGGTCAAGCGGAACCCGGCCGGAATGTGATTGAACGGGCGGACCTATTGGAGTATAAGATCCAGTTTGAACCACCCCGGGCATCGCGGCGGGTGGCGGTTGCGAATCGCCGGAGGATCCATTGATCGGCTACCTCAAGGGTACGCTCAGGAACAAGAAACCGGATGTCCTCTTGTTGGATGTCCACGGCGTGGGTTACCGGGTGCACATTCCGCTGTCCACGTTCTATCTGCTCCCGGGCCCGGGCGAAGAGATGGAGCTGCTCGTGCACACGCATGTCCGCGATGACCAAATCACCCTGTTCGGTTTCAGCCGTCAGGAGGAGTTGGATATCTTCCGTGCCATCACCTCGGTGCGCGGCTGCGGGCCCAGAATCGCCCTGACGGTGCTCTCGGGGATGGAGCCCGACGCCGTCCTCGAGAGCTTGACCTCCGCCGATGCGGCGCGCCTGGCCACCGTGCCCGGCATC is a genomic window of Acidobacteriota bacterium containing:
- the pilO gene encoding type 4a pilus biogenesis protein PilO, whose amino-acid sequence is MAKTGEKKGGTPMLLQIALVIMIIALSFFVLKMYVFDKMNDELSKLDVQIAELDLKVKKAQAFQQKKALNEQIYNSRLAELEREKKILPKERETDELVRRLENLAHESRDLKITLFRPDKPVDHEFYYEWPITINCEASYSSIGQFFEQVANFDRILNVYNLKLESTAQGSDARPTLKAGFIASTFVYTGDATEKIQ
- the truA gene encoding tRNA pseudouridine(38-40) synthase TruA gives rise to the protein MPNYRLDIAYVGTRYAGWQIQPERQTIQGIVQAALALLYGEQIHLVGSGRTDAGAHAMGQVASFRAPARLPEERLPLILNSRLPADIRVLRATRVPASFHAQRSALSKLYRYQVFNGRILDPFQEPFYHRVFQTLDVAAMAEAAGGFLGRHDFTSFCAHADAEADHVREVYRCSITRRGPRITFEVEANGFLHHMVRNMVGTLLEAGQGKRTPADIPVILAARDRRCAGPTAPACGLFLVRVWYRRRSSGTRPECD
- the accC gene encoding acetyl-CoA carboxylase biotin carboxylase subunit, which codes for MFRKVLIANRGEIAVRVITACRELGIETVAVYSDVDAGSLHVRLADEKVCIGPARSDRSYLNIPAIISAAEITNVDAIHPGYGFLAENARFAEICESCNIKFVGPSAPAIALMGDKAAARRRMAEAGLPVVPGSDGLLPDAGAARRLAETIGYPVILKATAGGGGKGMRIVRSADEMDNLFALASGEAAAAFANAGLYVEKYIENPRHIEFQILADRYNHVIHAGERECSIQRRHQKLIEEAPSPLLRADQRRTIGEQVTRAVAAMGYESAGTVEFIVDAEGRFYFMEMNTRIQVEHPVTEMISGLDLIQQQLRIAAGEPLGLAQRRVRFSGHSIECRINAEDPRSFRPCPGLITGWCPPGGPGVRVDTFVSAGYRILPYYDSLIAKLIVWGCDRQKARVRMLRALEQFVVEGVQTTIPLLQKVLRDDDFIRGDYDTHFLERLLPRWS
- the pilM gene encoding type IV pilus assembly protein PilM, whose amino-acid sequence is MKIVGLKPGKKNEFELVHLGLEQLAPDTIVDGAIMAKLPVAEAINRIYNLQGIKVNNVATSISGHSVIVKKVNLPAQSPEELSESIMWEAEQYIPFDISDVNVDYEILKSVPGTGTIEVLLVAVKKEKISDHTSVINLAGKVPSIVDIDAFALLTSYVYNYQPTGQTVTALLNIGASITNLCIAKGAELLFTRDISIGGNQYTDFLQKGLSISFEEAEKVKRGAAVGGVNEAEVHRIMDSVSEIIELEIQKTFDFFKATTTTDRIDRMILSGGAARTRGLSEHLSQKFEVPVEIFNAFKRITYNPQKFDSSFINDISPRVAIAVGLAMRNTEDKW
- the accB gene encoding acetyl-CoA carboxylase biotin carboxyl carrier protein, with amino-acid sequence MELKELKEILKMISISQFEEFELKNGEFYLRTRRGDNRPTTAPAPPANAPAPVAVAAPSAPLTATPGTDAAPIDAKAHLVSSPLIGTFYRSPSPGAEPFVQPGDRVKPGTVLCIVEAMKIMNEIECDVAGVVEKVWVENGEPVEYGERLFTVRLD
- the pilQ gene encoding type IV pilus secretin PilQ — protein: MRSNKLLLSLLIMSALATVFAIAQSAPAGAQTPSELNDVQFSTRDGIFELTLVGQNLAEYRKFRLADPFRLVVDLPNTATRYGKNVLHVNGEIVQKIRVSKFNNDGQGTIRIVLDLTRDVRDVQVLPVAEGLKIAVGQETLVRTDSAPAAQEIPVDVIPTQPAAATAPPAAATEAEMTDASIVRIPEPVVKPKALESKPLDNTPSLVLGEAPKMMLAKAGPSADAVNYVQDDAQQTVQYTGEPITLDIKEADIVDFFRLISDIEGLNIVVDPSVSGTISIKVDNVPWDQVFDLAMKNNRLAKVIEGNVVRIGTLDAFKAEEKAREELKRTRETVTDIIKLNYATATELLDKLVPILTESGEIKTDIRTNSLVIRDIPERIAEIRKLVKALDVAEHQVEIEARIVQASRDYARSLGVQVGFVVGNLERITIGGPNTYGTIGGSRPSQTPKSAYNAGDGSTGRGASTAQASENAAISVGTEGNNRTGNYNWSFPASQATSGIGISVGNILDTFLLDASLTAAESSGLVRVISQPKVQAQNNRQAMIEQGLQFPVQVVENNTISVRFFSASLKLSVLPQITEEGTVLLKITVENNRADFVNTVNNIPSIITSMSSTEVLVADGGTTVIGGILIDSDQTNNDKVPLFGDIPILGHAFRRDSKSKETKEILFFLTPRIIR
- a CDS encoding orotate phosphoribosyltransferase, translating into MEQADVLNVLRDSGAFLSGHFKLSSGLHSGHYLQCAALFRFPRPSADLCTDLVKQIRTAGIAFDCVISPALGGVLMGYEVARQANVPNIFAERDAGNAMALRRGFAIEAGQRTLVVEDVITTGGSVKEVKALVQAAGGIVAAVGAIADRSRGKADFGVPFFSLVQLDFPTYEQSQCPLCAAGVPVEKPGSKK
- a CDS encoding sodium-dependent transporter, encoding MDGGLSIWGWCFLTAGWGSIFALTAFCVIRLFRARRRQPETTAGPQRDYWASRIGMILAMAGNAIGLGNFLRFPVQAASNGGGAYLIPYFCAFLLLGIPMMWMEWAIGRMGGQHGHGSTPGMFALLWRRPAAKYLGALGVFLPLVVVVYYNVIESWTLAYTWFSATGRYFGYASRKAMGQFLRGFQGAESNAFFQSPATLIVFLVITLGINFIFLYRGISRGIEVLAKYGMPLLFVFAVVLAIRVLFLGTPDPAHPDCNVASGLGFMWNPDFSRLGDASVWLAAAGQIFFTTGISMGIMTTYASYIRRDADLTLNGLATATTNEFVEVILGGTIAIPAAVAFFGLVETQEIARQGAYDLGFQALPVIFQQLPLGELFGAAWFLLLFIAGITSSAALTQPAIALLQDDLGWSRRRAVLVVFGVLFVSATLVVLYFRYGFLDELDFWAGTFGLVVLGASESILFSWVYGIRRGWEEITRGAELRVPQVFKFVMKYITPIYLLIILGVWLVQDAMPKLVMQGVPTERQPYLWGARALLFIIALLTLVIIRFAWSRRVRHEAEGTASR
- the ruvA gene encoding Holliday junction branch migration protein RuvA, encoding MIGYLKGTLRNKKPDVLLLDVHGVGYRVHIPLSTFYLLPGPGEEMELLVHTHVRDDQITLFGFSRQEELDIFRAITSVRGCGPRIALTVLSGMEPDAVLESLTSADAARLATVPGIGKKTAERLIYELKEKLSRYLSDRPAAVSGAESQPAPARMDDLLSALVNLGYPKAQAEKAVQQAYREQPEAAFEILLRKSLRHMMKR